The Spirochaeta lutea DNA window GTTCCTTTTTACCAAAACCAAACATTCGTTCTCCTTATATCGTACCAACATCTTGTACCGGTATCGAGTACCGGCCCTTCACAACCCGGATGGGTTACCGGGTCTGAGCCAGCCTGGCGGCATTTCCATAGTCTATAATATGCACGATTGCATTAACAATTGATGCCCCTGCAAGGCCGATTCCCAAATTTCTTGCGGTGTAGAGGCTGTTTGCCCGGTTCCGAAGGGAGGTCGTAAGGGGATCAGCGGCCCCCGTGTCTGGCCGGGACTGGAGGGTCCTGGCCGCCTCGTCGTAGAAGCCGTTCAGGATCAGGGGTACCGCCACCCCGACAATGGTGAAACCCAGGGCACCGTAGAGACGGTCCCGCTTATACTTCACCTGGGCCTCCCAGTCTATCCGGTCATCCAGGAGGCTCACCTGAACATCTACCGGTTTCTGGGGTTCTACCTGATCCCTCGTCAGCACCAGGGTCCGGGGGTGATAGCCTTGGTGTCCCAGGGTTAGCACACTGGGAAGAGAGGGCAGGTCAACGTATCCCGGAGCGGTTCCTGCGGGGTGGGAGTTGTTCAAAATCCAGGCTTCACCGGGCAGGGAGTCGATCCTGGCGGCGGCAATGAGCCGGGGTTGGAGGATGATCCGGAGCTGGGGAAAACCATCTTCTTGAACCGTGATACTCCGTCGGCTGGGGCGAAACTCCTGGCGGGACACCTCAATTTCGTGGGTTCCAGGGGGTAAAAACCGGGTTTGGTAGGACCCGATACCCACCTCCTCGCCGTTTATCTTGATACGCCCCCCCCGGGGAATGGATTGGATGGAGATCCCTGCCCAGGGCAGTCCGCTGATTACCCGCGCCGGCAGGTATGCCCGCTCCCTGGCCAGGCTGGGAATCTCATCCAATAATCCGTCTATCTCGTCGTAATAGACTATCCGGTTCTCCAGGGCGTTATACAGGGCCACCCGGGCGGAGTAATAGGGGCTTCCTCTGAAAAACGGTTCAAGGCTTCCTAGCAGTATCCACCACACCCCCTGCTTCTCCGACAATCGGGCAAGGGCATCCAATAGAATGGTCGAATCCTGGGAGAATCCCTGGCTCTCCAAAATCGATGCAATGTCGCCGGGTATCTCCCGAAGCAGGTCCGCTTCCCCCTGCACCAGGGGGATGGCCTTCATCAGATCCCGGGCCATGGTCCTCCCCTCCCGGTTCAGAACCCACAGCTGGGCCAGGGCATCACGGATCTGCTTTTCCAGGTTCTCCTGGTTCCCCGGGGCTGTTCCGAGACGGATCTGCTCAGTTTGGGAATACAGGCGGTCAAGGTTTCCAATAATGCTCCGCCTCAGGGATGCGCAAAGCCGGTCTGCCAGAGCTTCCTGCCAGGCGGGCTGGGCCCCGGGCGAAACCAGGGGGATCTGATCTACCTCGGAGAGCAGTACCTCTGGAACGCGCAGGGAGGTGTATGCCCGGGTTGCGGTGCGGGTCATCCACTCATCGGGGTACCGCGGGGGTTGAAAGAGGGGCAGGGATAGAATACGCAGGCTGGCGGTGAGGGGGTGTTTTGCCCATTCCTGGGCCAGGCTTTTCTCCAGGGCTGCACGAGCCTGTTCCATCCGGGGTTCATCACCGGGATGGGCTCCCTGGTAGTACCTCTGTGGAAGGGAGGACTCAGAGGCTTGGGATACATCCTGAGGGGGCGGTGCGGCTTCCGGTGCTTCAGCTAGGCCGGGGGAATCCGAGCCCCCGGGGACCGTCGCTTCCGGCTGGTCGGCTGATACCAGGGGCATTGAAATCACCATAACACCAAAAACCCACAGGGCTGATAGGAAATACCGAACCCTCATAGCCCCAATCCCGGTCCGGTTTTCCCTCGAGCCCGCTCCAGGGCACTGACGACCCGTTGGGGGCGGAATGGTTTTACGATGTAATCCCTGGCTCCTATCTGAAGGGCCCGAATGATGAGGGATTCCTCGGAGAGGGTTGAGCACATGACCA harbors:
- a CDS encoding PEGA domain-containing protein, whose product is MPLVSADQPEATVPGGSDSPGLAEAPEAAPPPQDVSQASESSLPQRYYQGAHPGDEPRMEQARAALEKSLAQEWAKHPLTASLRILSLPLFQPPRYPDEWMTRTATRAYTSLRVPEVLLSEVDQIPLVSPGAQPAWQEALADRLCASLRRSIIGNLDRLYSQTEQIRLGTAPGNQENLEKQIRDALAQLWVLNREGRTMARDLMKAIPLVQGEADLLREIPGDIASILESQGFSQDSTILLDALARLSEKQGVWWILLGSLEPFFRGSPYYSARVALYNALENRIVYYDEIDGLLDEIPSLARERAYLPARVISGLPWAGISIQSIPRGGRIKINGEEVGIGSYQTRFLPPGTHEIEVSRQEFRPSRRSITVQEDGFPQLRIILQPRLIAAARIDSLPGEAWILNNSHPAGTAPGYVDLPSLPSVLTLGHQGYHPRTLVLTRDQVEPQKPVDVQVSLLDDRIDWEAQVKYKRDRLYGALGFTIVGVAVPLILNGFYDEAARTLQSRPDTGAADPLTTSLRNRANSLYTARNLGIGLAGASIVNAIVHIIDYGNAARLAQTR